One window of Macrococcus sp. 19Msa1099 genomic DNA carries:
- the acpS gene encoding holo-ACP synthase yields the protein MIKGIGTDILEISRMSQYIDNDKFLTRILHPDERERFDTFQSEKRKAEYLAGRFCVKEAYAKALGTGIGKLSFHDICCLNDAAGKPYIKGNTNAHVSIAHTDTIATAYVIVTNGNVIL from the coding sequence ATGATAAAGGGGATAGGGACAGATATATTAGAAATCAGCAGGATGAGTCAATATATTGATAATGACAAGTTTTTAACGCGTATATTACATCCTGATGAACGCGAACGATTTGATACGTTCCAATCTGAAAAAAGAAAAGCTGAGTATCTAGCTGGCCGTTTCTGTGTGAAAGAAGCGTATGCTAAAGCACTTGGAACAGGAATTGGCAAACTTTCTTTTCATGATATATGTTGCTTAAATGATGCGGCAGGAAAACCATATATAAAAGGTAATACGAATGCGCATGTCAGTATTGCACATACAGATACAATTGCCACAGCCTATGTTATTGTGACAAATGGAAATGTGATACTATAG
- a CDS encoding PH domain-containing protein, translated as MKQMHKSSIKVMRIGAFIQVMIFAFIIAIFYCVTWYFALPISNIVFIVLAALLLLDIVWYIVSKPILVYRANHYDIGDDEIVLLTGIWNKEELIVPYVKIQNVETEQGPVMKRYHLKSLTVHTAENGLSIQLIHEDEASILKTLINQKMREVENDDKGDRDRYIRNQQDESIY; from the coding sequence ATGAAGCAGATGCATAAAAGTAGTATAAAGGTCATGCGCATAGGTGCATTCATTCAAGTAATGATATTTGCGTTTATAATTGCAATATTTTATTGCGTTACGTGGTACTTTGCCCTGCCAATTTCAAACATTGTATTTATCGTATTGGCAGCGCTGCTGTTACTCGACATCGTGTGGTATATAGTGTCAAAGCCAATCTTAGTTTATCGTGCAAATCACTATGACATTGGGGATGATGAGATTGTGTTATTAACAGGGATTTGGAATAAGGAGGAATTGATCGTACCATATGTTAAGATTCAAAATGTTGAAACTGAGCAAGGACCAGTAATGAAAAGATATCATTTAAAATCATTGACTGTGCATACAGCTGAGAACGGTCTTTCGATACAGCTTATTCATGAAGATGAAGCATCTATACTTAAAACATTGATCAATCAAAAAATGAGAGAAGTGGAGAACGATGATAAAGGGGATAGGGACAGATATATTAGAAATCAGCAGGATGAGTCAATATATTGA
- a CDS encoding PH domain-containing protein, whose protein sequence is MNSKHTLHYSTYLSNALKAIKENLFLIGIGLFWIVRDGFTLDAIQNNMFAVFMLIITLINIILRIIEARITKYWIEDDKLLLETGIISKKIKEIYIGKIQTIDTNAGLANQILGGVIMQVRTAGDGIELNSISKSEAVRLSNFLTERKRQLRSDAVEDDESVMSESAAVDHQLNGDNRFEVIYRLAFKDLLFMSVTSSGMFTVIAIILGLYSQIDEIIPLDGFLNPVKMLIGEGYGYVIGLSIVLLVISYIIGIFVTAIKYHRYTVRYDGEVINVNYGLFERIDKYIVLKNIQSVKETQSYFRKLFNKTKFTVVTTSEMKSEEEIGNDEIELLPFISYDKGYEIVCRLLPYNFNAVNHVIPKRSIRRYFQVSWLFIIIIMSVIQYYWFDYAWIIGAVLLVLTFITAIIKYKNSGYAIIDDELSISNGGLLSMTTTYIKERNIISLSVKSTPFMNKADLRNIEVDVAAGMLGSTTALDFIERDDAAHIYEWFMAKERSEYEADA, encoded by the coding sequence ATGAACAGTAAACATACCCTCCATTATTCGACGTACTTATCAAACGCATTAAAGGCGATAAAGGAGAATTTATTTCTAATTGGGATTGGTTTATTCTGGATTGTTCGTGATGGATTTACGCTAGATGCGATTCAGAATAATATGTTTGCTGTATTTATGCTGATTATTACATTGATTAATATCATACTCCGTATTATTGAAGCACGTATAACGAAATACTGGATCGAAGATGATAAATTATTGCTGGAAACAGGAATCATAAGTAAGAAGATTAAAGAGATCTATATTGGAAAGATACAGACGATTGATACGAATGCTGGTCTTGCTAATCAAATTCTTGGCGGAGTTATTATGCAGGTGCGTACAGCAGGTGATGGTATTGAACTAAACAGTATTTCTAAAAGTGAGGCTGTGCGTCTGAGTAATTTCTTAACCGAGCGTAAACGTCAATTGAGAAGTGATGCGGTAGAGGATGATGAGTCTGTTATGTCAGAGTCAGCTGCAGTTGACCATCAATTGAACGGGGATAATCGATTTGAAGTGATATATCGATTGGCGTTTAAAGACTTGCTCTTTATGAGTGTGACGAGTAGCGGCATGTTTACGGTCATTGCAATTATACTCGGTCTGTATTCACAAATCGATGAAATTATTCCGCTGGATGGTTTCTTAAATCCTGTTAAAATGTTAATTGGTGAAGGTTATGGGTATGTTATAGGTCTTTCTATAGTATTGCTAGTGATAAGCTATATTATCGGCATCTTCGTTACAGCTATAAAGTATCACCGATACACAGTGCGTTACGATGGTGAAGTGATCAACGTAAACTATGGATTGTTTGAACGTATCGATAAGTATATCGTTTTGAAAAATATTCAAAGTGTCAAAGAAACACAAAGTTATTTCAGAAAGTTGTTTAATAAGACAAAGTTTACTGTGGTTACTACAAGTGAGATGAAGAGTGAAGAAGAAATCGGTAATGACGAAATAGAGTTATTGCCATTTATTTCATATGATAAAGGGTATGAGATTGTCTGCCGACTCCTGCCTTATAACTTTAATGCTGTGAATCATGTGATTCCAAAGCGTAGTATACGCAGGTACTTTCAAGTTTCCTGGTTGTTTATTATTATCATTATGAGTGTGATTCAGTATTATTGGTTTGATTATGCCTGGATTATTGGTGCAGTACTTCTTGTATTAACATTTATTACTGCGATCATTAAGTACAAAAATTCAGGTTATGCGATTATAGATGACGAACTTTCGATCAGTAACGGTGGTTTATTATCAATGACAACAACATATATCAAAGAGCGTAATATAATAAGTTTAAGTGTCAAGAGTACACCGTTTATGAATAAAGCAGATTTACGTAATATTGAAGTTGATGTGGCTGCAGGGATGCTAGGGAGTACGACTGCTCTTGACTTTATAGAACGAGATGATGCGGCGCATATATATGAATGGTTTATGGCGAAGGAGCGTAGTGAATATGAAGCAGATGCATAA
- a CDS encoding PH domain-containing protein → MYEIDLNNFQPQAAVKYMYVKAIMLFILFTVISGVIYFVMHKYLTIKYDFLIFILLLYPLYKLIIGVRLRQKYTKYQLNRVTLELSSGAYFTERMVLPVDIMQSVCIKRGWLMQKYRLAQVTVYTRGDSNVMPLMYADDAELIASQIIERIKEIHYEQ, encoded by the coding sequence ATGTACGAGATTGATTTAAATAATTTTCAACCACAAGCTGCTGTTAAATATATGTATGTAAAAGCGATAATGCTATTTATATTATTCACTGTCATTTCCGGGGTAATATATTTTGTGATGCATAAATACTTGACGATTAAATATGATTTTTTAATTTTTATATTATTGCTCTATCCGTTGTACAAGCTTATTATTGGTGTCAGACTTCGCCAAAAATATACGAAGTATCAATTGAATCGAGTAACGCTTGAACTATCCAGTGGGGCATATTTTACGGAACGTATGGTATTACCTGTCGATATTATGCAGTCTGTTTGTATTAAACGTGGCTGGTTAATGCAGAAATATCGATTAGCACAAGTTACAGTATATACTCGCGGAGATAGTAATGTGATGCCGTTGATGTATGCTGATGATGCAGAGCTAATTGCATCACAAATTATAGAGAGAATAAAGGAGATTCATTATGAACAGTAA
- a CDS encoding DEAD/DEAH box helicase, whose product MQKFRDLGISEPTINALEKLGFTEPTPIQTDSIPHTMAGRDVLGQAQTGTGKTGAFGIPLIEKVKDREGIQSLILAPTRELAVQVAEQLKAFSRGQGIQVTTVFGGMPIDRQIRELKKKPQIVVGTPGRVIDHLNRRTLKTEDINTLILDEADEMMNMGFIDDMRFIMDKLPKENRQTMLFSATMPKAIQELVQKFMKNPVIVKTMTNNDSDPSIEEFYTIVKELEKFDTFTNFLDVHQPELAIVFGRTKRRVDELTSALISKGYRAEGLHGDITQAKRLEVLKKFKNDQIDILVATDVAARGLDISGVTHVYNFDIPQDVESYTHRIGRTGRAGKHGMAISFVNPVEMDYIRQIEKAKNRQMQALRPPTPGEVMKAREQDVKSKVKAWVEANTEARIESIAKELIEEYGDVKLVASLLQELIQSNNDVDVQLTFEKPLGRKGGGKSFRGGRSGNRSGGGNRNRKDGKDNRRKAFDRGSKAPKAKKTFKGRTFADHKK is encoded by the coding sequence TTGCAAAAATTTAGAGACCTAGGTATCAGCGAACCTACCATAAATGCGCTGGAGAAGTTGGGATTTACAGAACCTACACCGATTCAAACGGATAGTATCCCACATACGATGGCTGGCCGTGACGTACTAGGCCAAGCGCAAACTGGTACTGGTAAAACTGGTGCATTCGGTATACCTTTAATTGAAAAGGTTAAAGACCGTGAAGGGATCCAAAGTTTAATCCTGGCTCCAACACGTGAGTTAGCTGTACAGGTTGCAGAGCAGTTGAAAGCTTTCAGTCGTGGACAAGGAATCCAAGTTACAACTGTATTCGGTGGTATGCCGATTGACCGTCAGATTAGAGAACTTAAGAAGAAACCTCAAATCGTTGTAGGGACACCGGGTCGTGTCATCGACCATTTAAATCGTCGCACTTTAAAGACTGAAGATATCAATACTTTAATCTTAGACGAAGCTGACGAAATGATGAACATGGGATTCATCGATGATATGCGTTTTATCATGGATAAATTACCGAAAGAAAATCGTCAGACGATGCTTTTCTCAGCAACAATGCCTAAAGCAATTCAAGAACTTGTTCAAAAGTTCATGAAAAACCCAGTTATCGTAAAAACGATGACAAACAACGATTCAGATCCTTCAATTGAAGAGTTCTACACAATCGTTAAAGAATTAGAGAAATTTGATACATTTACAAACTTCTTAGATGTACACCAACCAGAACTTGCAATCGTATTCGGACGTACAAAACGTCGTGTAGACGAATTGACAAGTGCATTAATTTCTAAAGGTTACCGTGCTGAAGGACTACACGGTGATATTACTCAGGCGAAACGTCTTGAAGTATTAAAGAAATTTAAAAATGACCAAATTGATATTCTTGTTGCAACTGACGTAGCAGCACGTGGATTAGATATTTCAGGTGTAACGCATGTTTACAACTTTGATATTCCTCAGGATGTTGAAAGTTATACACACCGTATCGGACGTACAGGACGTGCAGGTAAGCATGGTATGGCGATTTCATTCGTTAATCCAGTTGAAATGGATTATATCCGTCAAATTGAAAAAGCGAAAAATCGTCAAATGCAGGCATTACGTCCACCAACACCAGGTGAGGTTATGAAAGCACGTGAACAAGATGTTAAATCTAAAGTAAAAGCTTGGGTTGAAGCAAATACTGAAGCACGTATCGAATCAATCGCGAAAGAATTAATCGAAGAGTACGGTGATGTGAAATTAGTAGCATCATTGTTACAAGAGTTAATTCAATCAAATAACGATGTTGATGTTCAATTAACATTCGAAAAACCACTTGGACGTAAAGGTGGCGGTAAGTCATTCCGTGGTGGCCGTTCAGGTAACCGCTCAGGTGGCGGTAACCGTAACCGTAAAGATGGCAAAGATAACCGTCGTAAAGCGTTCGATCGTGGAAGTAAAGCACCTAAAGCGAAAAAAACATTTAAAGGCAGAACCTTCGCAGATCACAAAAAATAA
- the murF gene encoding UDP-N-acetylmuramoyl-tripeptide--D-alanyl-D-alanine ligase, with protein sequence MINRSLNWIKTHTTGTLDAMYQEVMISGVSIDSRNIDQGVLFIPFKGEHVDGHKYVADAIDKGAHAALWQRDAGEIPRDLPVIVVEDTLTALQQLSKAYLKEVGPKVIAVTGSNGKTTTKDMIEAVLTPHFKVKKTQGNYNNEIGLPLTLCQLDEDTEISILEMGMSGFGEISLLSHIAEPHIAAITNIGESHMRDLGSREGIAKAKYEITDGLKGPLFYDGDEVLLKPLVKDNKDAHRIGFNEDNEYYIHEMIMQDKHVQFKVNDDTYIVPTLGSHNARNATIAIAIGSYLGLSSEQINHSLQQLELTGMRMEQLEGRDGALLINDAYNASPTSMKAAIDTVSQMDSEVKIIVFGDVLELGEDEVMYHEQVGAYLQGKQIDYVFTTGNAARHISKVAETFTTVQHFDTKEALTNHLKGMLNAHTTVLFKASRGMKLETIINELL encoded by the coding sequence ATGATAAATCGATCGTTAAATTGGATAAAAACGCATACTACAGGTACGTTAGATGCGATGTATCAAGAAGTAATGATCTCTGGAGTGTCAATCGACTCTAGAAATATTGATCAAGGTGTACTGTTTATTCCTTTTAAAGGAGAACATGTGGATGGACATAAATATGTAGCAGACGCTATCGACAAAGGGGCTCATGCCGCATTATGGCAGCGTGATGCAGGAGAAATACCAAGAGACCTTCCGGTAATTGTGGTGGAAGATACACTGACTGCACTTCAGCAATTATCGAAAGCTTACTTAAAGGAAGTTGGTCCTAAAGTTATTGCAGTAACAGGTAGTAATGGTAAGACGACGACTAAGGATATGATTGAAGCGGTCTTGACACCTCACTTCAAAGTGAAGAAGACACAAGGCAATTATAATAATGAGATTGGATTACCATTAACGTTATGCCAGCTCGATGAAGATACAGAGATTTCTATTTTGGAAATGGGAATGTCTGGATTCGGAGAAATTTCATTGCTATCTCATATTGCAGAGCCACATATTGCCGCAATAACTAATATCGGCGAAAGTCATATGAGGGATCTTGGTTCAAGAGAGGGCATTGCCAAGGCAAAGTATGAAATAACGGATGGATTGAAAGGGCCATTATTCTATGATGGTGATGAAGTGCTCTTAAAACCATTAGTAAAAGATAATAAAGATGCACACCGCATAGGATTTAATGAAGACAATGAATATTATATCCATGAAATGATAATGCAAGATAAGCATGTACAATTTAAAGTAAATGATGATACATACATTGTTCCGACTTTAGGAAGCCATAATGCGCGTAATGCAACAATAGCCATTGCAATCGGCAGTTATCTAGGGTTGTCCTCAGAACAAATCAATCATAGTTTACAGCAGCTGGAGCTTACAGGAATGCGCATGGAACAACTTGAGGGCAGAGACGGTGCGTTGCTTATCAACGATGCATACAATGCGAGCCCAACGAGTATGAAAGCCGCAATTGATACGGTATCACAGATGGATAGTGAAGTGAAGATCATCGTGTTCGGTGATGTACTCGAGCTTGGAGAAGATGAAGTCATGTATCATGAACAAGTTGGTGCATATTTACAAGGTAAACAAATCGACTATGTGTTTACGACAGGTAATGCTGCACGCCATATTTCAAAAGTGGCAGAGACCTTTACGACAGTTCAGCACTTCGATACGAAAGAGGCACTTACAAATCATCTAAAAGGTATGCTCAATGCGCATACGACTGTATTATTTAAAGCGAGCAGAGGGATGAAACTTGAAACAATAATTAACGAATTATTATAA
- a CDS encoding D-alanine--D-alanine ligase yields the protein MAKEHICIIYGGKSAEHDVSLLTAQSVINAMDKDKYSIDTIYITNDGEWLKGPEISETIEDSERLRLSHVERLSISEMLNISSTGKAYDAVFPLLHGPNGEDGTIQGLFEVLDIPYVGNGVLAASSSMDKLVMKQLFATRGLPQLPYVSFLKSEYEAHKDNIISLVEGKLTYPVFVKPANLGSSVGISKCTDSKTLIQGIEEALQFDRKLVIEQGVNAREVEVAVLGNDIPETTLPGEVVKDVDFYDYKSKYKDGKVKLQIPADISEEIQSALRNMAVEAFKATDCSGLVRADFFLTEDDKIYINETNAMPGFTKFSMYPLLWENMGKSYSELITDLINLAKERYNDKKNIKYKMD from the coding sequence ATGGCAAAAGAACATATTTGCATCATCTATGGAGGGAAAAGTGCGGAGCATGATGTGTCATTATTAACTGCACAATCTGTGATCAATGCGATGGATAAGGACAAATATTCAATAGATACAATATATATCACAAATGATGGTGAATGGTTAAAAGGACCTGAAATCTCTGAAACAATAGAGGATAGTGAGCGTTTAAGGTTATCTCATGTAGAGCGTTTGTCAATTTCAGAAATGTTGAATATTTCATCAACAGGAAAAGCATATGACGCAGTCTTTCCTTTATTGCACGGACCAAACGGTGAAGATGGGACAATTCAAGGATTATTTGAAGTGCTGGACATCCCTTATGTTGGTAATGGCGTTCTTGCCGCTTCAAGTTCTATGGATAAACTTGTGATGAAACAACTGTTCGCAACACGAGGGTTACCACAGTTACCTTATGTGAGTTTCTTAAAGAGTGAGTACGAGGCGCATAAGGATAATATTATTTCACTAGTAGAAGGAAAGTTAACTTATCCTGTATTCGTGAAACCTGCAAATCTAGGTTCTTCTGTCGGTATATCTAAATGTACAGATAGTAAAACATTGATTCAAGGTATCGAAGAAGCGTTGCAATTTGATAGAAAGCTAGTAATTGAACAAGGCGTTAACGCGCGTGAAGTAGAAGTTGCGGTCCTGGGGAATGATATACCAGAGACAACATTACCTGGAGAAGTTGTCAAAGATGTAGACTTCTATGATTATAAGTCGAAATATAAAGATGGCAAAGTAAAGCTTCAAATTCCGGCTGATATCTCAGAAGAGATTCAATCAGCACTAAGAAATATGGCGGTTGAAGCATTCAAAGCAACGGACTGCTCGGGGCTCGTACGTGCAGACTTCTTCCTTACTGAGGATGACAAGATTTATATTAATGAAACGAATGCGATGCCAGGATTCACGAAGTTCAGCATGTATCCGCTGCTTTGGGAGAATATGGGTAAGAGCTATAGTGAATTAATCACCGACTTAATCAATCTTGCGAAAGAAAGATATAACGACAAGAAAAATATTAAATATAAAATGGACTGA
- a CDS encoding FtsW/RodA/SpoVE family cell cycle protein, with amino-acid sequence MPTNKTRNKPKRSWIERIDWWLIILILGFFTVSLVIISSAMTGQQYGTNFALRQVFYYSLGFALALSIMFIHPKTIKKWTFFIYLLGNIALLGLLILPESSFTPVINGAKSWYVFFDKLSLQPSEFMKIILMLTLSKVVYDHNRFTYYKSFQTDLILLLKIGLTAMIPMILILLQNDLGTMLVLLAIILGIIIVSGVTWKILAPFLITVSLLGVSIIMMIIYKPSLIEKILGIQTYQLGRINSWLNPAQYSDGEGFHLMESLKAIGSGGLFGKGYKGGEVYIPENHTDFIFSIIGEEFGFIGSIIVLILFLALFTHLVRLAQITVSPFSSIFLVGFISMIAFHVFQNVGMTIQVVPITGIPLPFISYGGSSLWALMCGIGVTLAIYYHSNPEQLKKLKSK; translated from the coding sequence ATGCCAACAAATAAGACTCGCAATAAACCAAAACGTTCGTGGATTGAAAGAATTGATTGGTGGCTTATTATATTAATATTGGGTTTCTTTACAGTCAGCCTGGTAATTATCTCTTCTGCTATGACAGGTCAGCAGTATGGGACAAACTTTGCACTTAGACAAGTCTTTTATTATTCATTAGGATTTGCCCTCGCACTCTCAATCATGTTTATACATCCAAAAACAATAAAGAAGTGGACTTTCTTTATTTATTTACTAGGAAATATCGCTTTATTAGGCCTGCTGATTCTACCAGAATCTTCATTTACCCCTGTGATCAATGGTGCAAAAAGCTGGTATGTATTTTTTGATAAGCTTAGCTTACAGCCTTCTGAATTTATGAAGATCATACTCATGCTGACATTAAGCAAAGTAGTATATGATCATAATCGATTTACATATTACAAGTCATTTCAGACGGACCTCATATTACTTCTTAAAATAGGATTAACCGCAATGATTCCAATGATACTTATATTATTACAGAACGACCTTGGAACAATGCTTGTGTTGCTCGCTATCATACTTGGTATCATCATCGTTTCTGGTGTGACTTGGAAAATACTCGCACCTTTTCTTATTACGGTTTCATTGCTCGGTGTCTCTATTATTATGATGATTATCTATAAACCATCACTTATCGAGAAAATTCTTGGTATACAGACGTATCAGCTCGGCCGAATCAACTCATGGTTAAATCCTGCTCAGTATAGTGACGGGGAAGGATTTCACCTAATGGAATCCTTGAAAGCGATAGGTTCTGGTGGATTGTTTGGTAAAGGTTATAAAGGCGGAGAAGTGTATATCCCCGAAAATCATACGGACTTCATTTTCTCAATTATCGGAGAAGAGTTTGGGTTTATCGGTTCCATTATAGTTTTAATATTGTTTTTAGCACTGTTTACACATCTCGTACGCTTAGCTCAAATTACAGTCTCACCATTTTCATCAATATTCCTTGTTGGATTTATCAGTATGATTGCCTTTCACGTATTCCAGAACGTCGGCATGACGATACAAGTTGTACCGATAACAGGAATCCCATTACCATTTATCAGTTATGGGGGAAGTTCTTTATGGGCACTCATGTGTGGCATTGGCGTTACATTAGCTATTTATTACCACTCTAACCCCGAACAACTGAAGAAGTTAAAATCAAAATAA
- a CDS encoding Lmo0850 family protein: MKQSQEKIKSVVTLLSSLGVNISKTKSRFEVMRTLPNVAPAKLK, from the coding sequence ATGAAACAATCGCAAGAAAAGATTAAAAGTGTTGTCACTCTGCTTTCTTCACTAGGTGTAAATATCTCAAAGACTAAGTCCCGTTTTGAGGTAATGCGTACATTACCAAATGTTGCACCTGCAAAGTTGAAATAG
- the cls gene encoding cardiolipin synthase, with product MEQLSQIDYSQIFSILFFVGFIFNIFLAFVIIFFERRQAGSTWAWLLVLFFLPIIGFILYLLFGRQINHQTIFTLNDEDRLDLERIVSAQRTAIDNGNIEVRSGEIIKHSHIIRMLLHNYASFLTTDNKVEILTDGRKKFDALLNDIHNATDHIHIQYYIFKKDGIGLEILNALMKKLEEGVEVKMLYDDIGSRTLSLSRFKQFKKLGGQVESFFPSKLPLINFRMNNRNHRKIVVIDGKIGYIGGFNVGDEYLGLDKKFGYWRDTHLRVEGDAVNALQLRFMMDWNSQITRDFMSYDKKYFPDVTSKGDIGIQIVSSGPDSSAQHIKNGYLKMITSAKKSIYIQSPYFIPDTSLLDALKIAAMTGVEVNIMIPNKPDHPFVYWATYSNVGELLNVGCNIFIYENGFIHTKMLLIDDEVASVGTANMDFRSFELNFEVNAFIYDDIVAKELRKSFEDDVHVSSQLTKEIYDQRVLLIRVKEAIARLLSPIL from the coding sequence TTGGAGCAGTTATCACAAATTGATTACTCACAAATTTTCTCAATTTTATTTTTTGTAGGATTCATCTTTAACATCTTTTTAGCTTTCGTCATCATCTTTTTTGAACGAAGACAAGCCGGCTCTACGTGGGCATGGCTACTCGTACTATTTTTCTTACCTATCATCGGATTCATCCTTTATCTATTGTTCGGTCGTCAAATCAACCATCAGACCATATTCACTTTAAATGATGAAGACCGGTTAGATCTAGAACGTATTGTCAGTGCTCAGCGTACAGCTATAGACAATGGTAATATAGAAGTGCGTTCTGGAGAAATTATTAAACATAGTCATATCATCAGAATGTTGCTGCACAACTATGCCTCTTTTCTAACCACTGATAATAAGGTGGAAATCTTAACAGATGGCAGAAAGAAATTTGATGCTTTATTAAATGATATTCATAACGCAACAGATCATATTCATATTCAGTACTATATCTTCAAAAAGGATGGTATCGGTCTAGAAATCCTCAATGCACTGATGAAGAAGCTTGAAGAAGGTGTAGAAGTGAAGATGCTCTATGATGATATCGGTTCAAGAACTTTGTCTCTCTCCAGATTCAAGCAGTTCAAAAAACTGGGTGGGCAAGTAGAATCCTTCTTTCCTTCTAAATTACCGCTTATTAACTTTAGAATGAATAATCGAAATCACCGTAAGATTGTCGTAATCGACGGTAAAATAGGCTATATCGGCGGGTTTAATGTCGGTGATGAATACCTGGGTCTGGATAAGAAATTTGGTTACTGGCGTGATACGCATCTCAGAGTAGAAGGCGATGCAGTAAATGCCTTACAGCTCCGTTTTATGATGGACTGGAATTCACAGATTACCCGTGACTTCATGTCTTATGACAAGAAGTACTTTCCAGATGTAACAAGCAAAGGTGATATCGGCATTCAGATTGTATCAAGCGGACCGGATTCCTCTGCTCAACATATAAAAAACGGATATCTTAAAATGATTACATCCGCAAAAAAATCCATATATATTCAGTCTCCCTACTTCATCCCTGATACGTCATTACTCGATGCATTAAAAATTGCTGCAATGACTGGTGTAGAAGTTAATATCATGATTCCAAATAAACCTGACCATCCGTTTGTATATTGGGCTACATATTCAAACGTCGGTGAACTTCTCAATGTCGGTTGTAATATCTTCATTTATGAGAATGGCTTTATTCACACAAAGATGCTCCTCATCGATGACGAAGTTGCAAGCGTCGGAACTGCCAACATGGACTTTAGAAGCTTTGAATTAAATTTTGAAGTGAATGCCTTTATATACGATGATATCGTAGCCAAAGAATTGCGAAAATCATTTGAAGACGATGTACACGTTTCTTCGCAACTCACCAAAGAAATTTATGATCAGCGTGTCCTCCTTATTCGTGTGAAAGAAGCAATTGCGCGACTGCTTTCTCCAATATTATAG
- a CDS encoding HD domain-containing protein: MKSNIIEITEEFVKGIHKHDSSGHDFAHINRVRKLALYIGKREGADLFIVEMAALLHDTVDEKLFNEQSSWERLDHFYTTIGLSDAHIAQINHILCYMSFKGGANEGKLKSLEGFVVQDADRIDALGAIGIARTFMFAGKFGEAMYDPETKPREDLSNYRTPGTAINHFYEKLFKLIHLMNTETGRQIAQSRNDYMQQFIDIFLQEWYGEKL; the protein is encoded by the coding sequence ATGAAAAGCAATATAATTGAAATTACCGAAGAATTTGTGAAAGGTATACACAAACATGATTCATCAGGCCATGACTTCGCGCATATCAATCGTGTAAGAAAGCTTGCACTGTATATTGGAAAGCGAGAAGGCGCAGATCTATTTATCGTAGAAATGGCTGCACTTTTGCATGATACCGTTGACGAGAAACTGTTCAATGAACAATCTTCCTGGGAAAGACTTGATCACTTTTATACAACAATTGGATTGAGTGATGCACATATAGCACAAATCAATCATATTTTGTGCTATATGAGTTTTAAAGGTGGCGCTAATGAAGGTAAACTGAAGTCACTTGAAGGATTTGTCGTACAGGATGCTGACCGTATTGATGCACTCGGTGCAATCGGTATCGCACGCACATTTATGTTTGCAGGTAAATTTGGAGAAGCAATGTATGATCCAGAGACTAAGCCACGTGAAGATTTAAGCAATTATAGAACACCTGGTACTGCCATCAATCATTTTTATGAAAAACTTTTTAAACTCATCCATCTTATGAATACTGAAACTGGAAGGCAGATTGCACAGTCACGTAATGATTACATGCAGCAGTTTATCGATATATTTTTACAGGAATGGTACGGAGAGAAATTATAA